From Cinclus cinclus chromosome 2, bCinCin1.1, whole genome shotgun sequence, one genomic window encodes:
- the LOC134058119 gene encoding trefoil factor 2-like, producing MDLKVVCALSITLIIALSTLAEGVAPPSKCQCKVVPRERTNCGYPGISAAECKKIGCCFNASVPSVPWCYNPKQKKVKKICPSDPYHRINCGHPGIKPRECTRKGCCFRAHPAGVPWCFYHRTVEEGNVPQEMSSVSLWMLHSSWHWPCSAQAWCAVPARES from the exons ATGGATCTGAAGGTGGTCTGTGCACTCTCCATCACCCTCATCATAGCCCTCAGCACCCTGGCAGAGGGAGTTGCACCTCCAT CAAAATGCCAGTGTAAAGTGGTTCCCAGGGAGAGGACAAACTGTGGCTACCCGGGGATCTCAGCAGCAGAGTGCAAGAAAATTGGGTGCTGCTTCAACGCTTcagtccccagtgtcccctggtGCTACAATCCTAAGCAAAAGAAAG TCAAGAAAATATGTCCCAGCGACCCCTACCACAGGATAAACTGTGGTCACCCTGGCATCAAGCCCAGGGAGTGCACAAGGAAGGGCTGCTGCTTCAGGGCACACCCTGCTGGGGTCCCCTGGTGCTTCTACCACCGCACCGTGGAGGAAGGTAATGTCCCACAGGAGATgtcctctgtgtccctgtggatgctccacagctcctggcactggccctgctctgcccaggctTGGTGTGCTGTGCCAGCCAGAGAATCCTAA